In Synergistaceae bacterium, a single window of DNA contains:
- a CDS encoding redoxin domain-containing protein — protein MKKIFILSLIMSVLCCSTSFAGVNNAMFFQLAEADSAAVGKIISFQGETLDGETLTSQQLFAANKITMVNLWGTWCPFCVDELDDLAQLHYRLQEKGCGIIGVEVEGDNFSRDDAKSLLQDKGVTYPSVLVDTESAEFFKFVDAYPTTFFVDSRGRILTTPIEGAAVDEYEPTLDNLLAKFGFTPNSNIILAMDNSNNNLYRVYVKDSEGQPVKNVMLQFCDDKSCDLEKTDENGLAEFDNAKEGKIYDIHVLKVPAGYKPDKNTYKTTEKYGDIVITLTK, from the coding sequence ATGAAAAAAATATTTATACTTTCATTGATTATGTCTGTGTTATGCTGCTCGACTTCATTTGCGGGTGTAAATAATGCTATGTTCTTCCAGCTGGCCGAGGCAGATTCTGCAGCAGTCGGGAAGATTATCAGCTTTCAGGGTGAAACTTTAGACGGCGAGACTTTAACGAGTCAGCAGCTTTTTGCGGCAAATAAAATCACAATGGTAAATCTCTGGGGTACATGGTGCCCGTTCTGCGTTGATGAGCTTGACGACCTTGCACAGCTTCACTACAGATTACAGGAGAAAGGCTGCGGAATTATAGGCGTTGAAGTCGAGGGCGATAATTTTTCACGGGACGATGCAAAATCTTTATTACAAGATAAGGGCGTTACTTATCCAAGTGTCTTAGTAGATACAGAATCAGCCGAATTCTTTAAATTTGTTGACGCTTACCCGACGACTTTTTTTGTTGACAGCAGAGGGCGAATCTTAACGACTCCGATCGAGGGCGCAGCAGTTGACGAATATGAGCCTACACTTGATAATTTGCTTGCTAAATTTGGATTTACGCCTAATTCAAATATAATTCTTGCTATGGATAATAGTAATAATAATTTATACAGGGTTTACGTCAAAGATTCAGAAGGTCAGCCCGTTAAAAATGTTATGCTTCAATTTTGCGATGATAAATCCTGCGATCTTGAGAAGACTGACGAGAACGGACTCGCTGAATTTGACAACGCAAAAGAGGGCAAAATTTACGATATTCACGTCCTGAAAGTCCCCGCAGGCTATAAACCTGATAAGAATACTTATAAGACTACGGAAAAATACGGCGATATAGTTATAACTCTCACGAAATAA